A genomic region of Chitinimonas arctica contains the following coding sequences:
- a CDS encoding sensor histidine kinase, with the protein MKLRLISMLAPPPPGFQCVQPKKRDLLAGPVAVYCRSLDELLPIVDDFKRRVAGVIVVPGDGFRQEQLGALLWRMTLPVRLQSVLRVLVEPLLLAIAAAMVQSEQTQTLACTLDRLRDDLDTTRSDYVRVTGKLQRQLRHMADTQTEQQRGEAELRAILDLLPQPIYATDPDGLLLLANAAFVRAQRVESAAALLGRPEASLHLPAQWLAQSAQIDKAVRAAGTSMKLPEMPLLGLDGEMRHYDAVKLPCSLSAELAVLTVMHDISDQYAVERHMQSLNEELERRVAERTCELEEANRELESFSYSVSHDLRAPLRAIMGFSQILAEEATGRLKEDEVGILERVQAGTLRMNQLIDDLLMLAQTSRLELQREPLDLAVLAQSVWHDFAGLRTGLTLEFRCQPSLPVVADVRLLRLVLEQLLGNAIKFSAKTQAAVVEVGGVLEEGEQRFFVRDNGAGFDMVHAGMLFTPFHRLHGQAEFDGTGIGLATARRAISRHGGNIWAEAEPGRGACFWFTVAADR; encoded by the coding sequence TCTACTGCCGCTCCCTGGATGAGCTATTGCCCATCGTGGACGATTTCAAACGGCGGGTGGCTGGGGTGATCGTGGTGCCGGGCGACGGCTTTCGGCAGGAACAGCTGGGCGCGCTGCTGTGGCGGATGACGCTGCCGGTGCGCTTGCAATCGGTACTGCGCGTGCTGGTGGAGCCACTGTTGCTGGCCATCGCTGCCGCCATGGTGCAAAGCGAGCAGACGCAAACGCTGGCCTGCACGCTGGACCGGCTGCGCGACGATCTCGATACCACCCGCAGCGACTACGTCAGGGTGACCGGCAAGCTGCAAAGACAGTTGCGCCATATGGCCGATACCCAGACCGAACAGCAGAGGGGCGAGGCGGAGCTTAGAGCCATTCTCGACCTGTTGCCCCAACCCATCTATGCCACCGATCCCGATGGCCTGCTGCTGTTGGCCAATGCCGCCTTTGTGCGGGCCCAGCGCGTCGAGTCGGCGGCCGCATTATTGGGCCGGCCCGAGGCCAGCCTGCATCTGCCGGCGCAATGGCTGGCGCAATCGGCGCAAATCGACAAAGCCGTGCGCGCGGCGGGTACCAGTATGAAATTGCCGGAAATGCCCTTGCTTGGGCTGGACGGCGAGATGCGCCACTACGATGCCGTGAAGTTGCCGTGCAGCTTGAGCGCCGAATTGGCCGTACTGACGGTGATGCATGACATCTCCGACCAGTATGCGGTCGAGCGGCATATGCAGAGCTTGAACGAGGAGTTGGAACGAAGGGTGGCAGAGCGTACTTGCGAGCTGGAAGAAGCCAATCGCGAACTGGAATCCTTTTCCTATTCCGTCTCGCACGACCTGCGCGCGCCCTTGCGCGCCATCATGGGCTTCAGCCAGATCCTGGCGGAGGAGGCCACCGGCCGATTGAAGGAAGACGAGGTCGGCATACTGGAGCGGGTACAGGCCGGCACGCTGCGCATGAACCAGCTGATAGACGACCTCTTGATGCTGGCGCAGACCTCGCGCCTCGAGTTGCAGCGGGAACCCTTGGATCTGGCGGTATTGGCGCAATCGGTCTGGCACGACTTTGCCGGTTTGCGTACCGGCTTGACGCTGGAATTCCGGTGCCAACCCTCCCTGCCGGTCGTGGCCGATGTGCGCTTGCTGCGCCTGGTGCTGGAACAGCTGCTGGGCAATGCCATCAAGTTCAGCGCCAAAACCCAGGCGGCGGTGGTGGAGGTAGGCGGCGTGCTGGAGGAGGGCGAGCAGCGGTTTTTCGTGCGCGACAACGGCGCGGGTTTCGATATGGTCCATGCCGGCATGTTGTTCACGCCCTTCCATCGCTTGCATGGGCAGGCCGAATTCGACGGGACCGGCATCGGGCTGGCGACGGCCAGGCGGGCCATCAGCCGGCACGGCGGCAATATCTGGGCGGAGGCCGAACCGGGCCGCGGGGCCTGTTTCTGGTTTACCGTCGCGGCTGACCGCTAG
- a CDS encoding PEP-CTERM sorting domain-containing protein, producing the protein MKKTVVLALALAFASQSAFADNILSTRVGYNQNGVQNDTVDNKWDVTAPANVQSTVSAQGTDIQRSATATGYFDPTTGTFKGSTQSSLSGATGDRRFIFAESGVNVADKLRVNSTADNAQLKFTVKYDAKFGNPFVSAPRNIFSSSQPIRSNLADFDVSLSQMVDHPGEGEGSGSWAEMIGGQSGRSWHFAEFTQPAHQGGSNIAYTHHESYSGDGRNADLGNAASATDWSGMVSFTLDVPTNKDLDLSVKFALNSFCAQAYLCNSSIDATNSFYLGVTAIGGQLVSNSGYNYTLGAPVPEPESYAMLLAGLGLMGFVARRKARKTV; encoded by the coding sequence ATGAAGAAGACAGTTGTACTCGCGCTGGCCCTAGCCTTCGCCTCGCAATCGGCATTTGCCGATAATATCCTCAGCACACGCGTTGGCTACAACCAGAACGGTGTCCAGAACGACACCGTGGACAATAAATGGGACGTCACCGCCCCGGCCAATGTGCAATCAACGGTCAGCGCGCAGGGTACCGATATCCAGCGCAGCGCTACGGCCACCGGTTATTTCGATCCGACCACCGGCACCTTCAAGGGCAGCACCCAGTCGTCGCTCAGCGGCGCCACCGGGGACCGTCGCTTCATCTTCGCCGAGTCCGGTGTCAACGTCGCCGACAAGTTGCGCGTGAACTCCACTGCCGACAATGCCCAGCTGAAATTCACCGTGAAGTACGATGCCAAGTTCGGCAACCCCTTCGTTTCCGCCCCCCGCAACATCTTTAGCTCATCCCAGCCCATCCGCTCGAACCTGGCCGACTTCGACGTCAGCTTGAGCCAGATGGTCGATCATCCGGGCGAAGGCGAAGGCAGCGGCAGCTGGGCCGAGATGATTGGTGGTCAAAGCGGCCGCTCCTGGCACTTTGCCGAATTCACCCAGCCAGCACACCAGGGTGGCTCCAATATCGCGTATACCCATCACGAATCCTATTCCGGCGACGGCCGTAACGCGGACCTGGGCAACGCCGCTTCCGCCACCGACTGGAGCGGCATGGTCAGTTTCACCCTGGACGTGCCGACCAACAAGGATCTGGACCTGAGCGTGAAGTTCGCCCTGAATTCGTTCTGTGCCCAGGCTTACCTGTGCAACTCCAGCATCGATGCCACCAACTCCTTCTACCTGGGCGTAACCGCCATCGGTGGCCAACTGGTGTCGAACAGCGGCTACAACTACACCCTGGGCGCACCGGTTCCGGAACCGGAATCCTATGCCATGCTGCTGGCTGGCCTGGGACTGATGGGCTTCGTCGCCCGCCGCAAGGCCCGCAAGACCGTTTAA
- a CDS encoding type 1 glutamine amidotransferase, with protein sequence MFPIALIQHVADDGPGYLLPYLNRIGRPCQVFKMFEGARLPHAIDGYAGLVVLGGPMSANDDIGYFPPLLALIRAAIAADIPVLGHCLGAQLMSLALGGTVQAAEHVEIGWCDLRLEDSAARWFGAVETVRQFQWHGESFSIPAGAIRIASGDYCANQAFVVNGLHLGLQFHSEVDEFKVKRWLELGQEELSQCASPAVQQEAALLPGLAEAIVASQRVADTIYGEWVKGLR encoded by the coding sequence ATGTTTCCTATCGCCCTAATCCAGCACGTCGCCGATGACGGTCCTGGCTATCTTCTACCTTATCTGAACCGTATCGGCCGTCCCTGCCAGGTCTTCAAGATGTTCGAGGGCGCCCGCTTGCCGCACGCCATCGATGGCTATGCCGGCCTGGTGGTGCTGGGCGGGCCCATGAGCGCGAACGACGATATCGGCTATTTCCCGCCCCTGTTGGCCCTGATCCGTGCCGCCATCGCCGCCGATATCCCGGTGCTGGGACATTGCCTGGGGGCGCAGCTGATGTCCTTGGCGCTGGGCGGTACGGTGCAGGCAGCCGAGCACGTGGAAATCGGCTGGTGCGACCTGCGCCTGGAAGACTCGGCCGCACGCTGGTTCGGCGCGGTGGAAACGGTGCGTCAGTTCCAATGGCATGGCGAAAGCTTTTCGATTCCCGCCGGCGCTATCCGTATCGCCAGCGGCGACTACTGCGCCAACCAGGCTTTCGTGGTGAACGGCCTGCATCTCGGTCTGCAATTCCATAGCGAAGTGGACGAGTTCAAGGTCAAGCGCTGGCTGGAATTGGGTCAGGAGGAGTTATCGCAATGCGCCTCGCCGGCCGTGCAGCAGGAGGCTGCGCTGCTGCCGGGCCTGGCTGAAGCGATCGTCGCCAGCCAACGCGTCGCAGATACCATTTATGGCGAGTGGGTGAAGGGGCTGCGGTAA
- a CDS encoding aminotransferase-like domain-containing protein produces MLQLDPDSRQSLTEQLVDGVIAKIERGVLGEGARLPSVRGLAQSAGVSPFTVAEAYNRLVAAGWIASQRARGYFVAAHRSKPAATPERAPVDDAWLLQRVYEDGGLDLPAGCGWLPHDWLYEDGVRAALRALARAPAAMLTRYGHPQGLPTLREHLQWRLALRGIEAPAERIVLTHGASQGLDLAMRLLVKPGDTVLVEAPGYSTLLAALTAHGARLAAVPRGAKGPDVATLAKLAATHKPVAFFTNSALHNPTGTTTSAMVAHQVLKLAEQFDFRVIEDDPFADLLPGASPTLASLDGLQRVIYLGSFSKTMSPALRVGYLAADTATAARAAQLKMTGGLTSSELMEAAALTMLSDGHHRSHLERLRERLADAQTRVCDKLGALGWSIPHRPGGGLFLWAEAPAGLDAGQLTDAAAHAGIALAPGRFYLPAGEGSRYFRFNAAWADNSRLYDWLASQGRP; encoded by the coding sequence ATGCTCCAACTCGACCCCGACTCACGCCAATCGCTGACCGAACAATTGGTCGATGGCGTCATCGCCAAGATCGAGCGGGGTGTCCTGGGCGAGGGTGCGCGGCTTCCCTCGGTGCGCGGCCTGGCCCAGTCCGCCGGGGTCAGCCCCTTCACCGTGGCGGAGGCGTACAACCGGCTGGTGGCCGCCGGCTGGATCGCCTCGCAACGGGCCCGCGGCTATTTCGTGGCGGCCCATCGGAGCAAGCCCGCGGCCACGCCCGAGCGGGCGCCGGTAGACGATGCCTGGTTGCTGCAGCGGGTATACGAGGATGGCGGCTTGGACCTGCCGGCCGGTTGCGGCTGGCTACCGCACGACTGGCTCTATGAGGACGGCGTACGGGCGGCGCTGCGCGCGCTGGCCCGCGCCCCAGCCGCCATGCTGACCCGCTATGGTCATCCGCAGGGACTACCCACCTTGCGCGAGCATCTGCAGTGGCGGCTGGCCCTGCGCGGCATCGAAGCACCGGCCGAGCGTATCGTCTTGACCCACGGCGCCAGCCAGGGACTGGACCTGGCCATGCGCCTGCTGGTCAAGCCGGGCGATACCGTGCTGGTAGAAGCCCCCGGCTATTCCACCCTGCTGGCGGCCCTGACCGCTCATGGCGCCCGGCTGGCCGCCGTACCGCGCGGCGCCAAGGGGCCGGATGTGGCAACGCTGGCCAAGCTGGCCGCCACACACAAGCCGGTCGCCTTCTTTACCAATAGCGCCTTGCACAATCCCACCGGCACCACCACCAGTGCGATGGTCGCCCACCAGGTACTCAAGCTGGCCGAGCAATTCGATTTCCGGGTCATCGAAGACGACCCTTTCGCCGACCTGCTACCCGGCGCCAGCCCCACCCTGGCCAGCCTGGACGGGTTGCAGCGCGTCATCTACCTGGGCAGCTTTTCGAAAACCATGTCGCCGGCCTTGCGCGTGGGCTATCTGGCCGCCGACACCGCCACCGCGGCCCGCGCGGCCCAACTGAAGATGACCGGCGGCCTGACCAGCTCCGAACTGATGGAAGCGGCAGCCTTGACCATGCTCAGCGACGGCCACCATCGCAGCCATCTGGAGCGTCTGCGCGAGCGCTTGGCCGATGCCCAGACCAGGGTATGCGACAAGCTGGGCGCGCTGGGCTGGTCCATTCCCCACCGTCCCGGCGGCGGCTTGTTCCTATGGGCAGAAGCGCCCGCCGGCCTGGATGCGGGGCAACTGACCGACGCGGCCGCCCATGCCGGCATCGCGCTGGCGCCGGGCCGCTTCTATCTTCCCGCCGGGGAGGGCAGCCGCTATTTCCGCTTCAATGCCGCCTGGGCGGATAATAGCCGGCTGTACGACTGGCTGGCATCGCAAGGCAGGCCTTAG
- a CDS encoding aspartate aminotransferase family protein, with protein MAVSELDPNQSLDAYWMPFSHNRYFKQDAAHRSNRMLAKAEGSYYWTTEGNRLYDALSGLWCCGLGHRHPRLVEAVKRQLDVLDYATAFQMGTPAVFHLAERIAEQAPAGFEHVFFCNSGSEAVDTALKMALAYHRARGEAHRTRFIGREKGYHGVGFGGISVGGMVANRKMFAAGMLQGVDHLPHTHNLKEMAFSRGEPQWGLHLVEELERLVALHDASTIAAVIVEPMQGSAGVIVPPAGYLKRLREICSKHGILLIFDEVITAFGRMGKPFAAQHYGVSPDLITFAKGVNNGLVPMGGVLATRNMYDTFMAGPAHLVEFFHGYTYSGHALAVAAAHATLDVLADEQIYPRVESLAGVLEECVHSLKGEANIVDIRNCQLAAAVELAPLDGKPGLRALRVFEEALKRGVLFRFTGDIIAMGPTFISSPDELAQMTDVLRQSIHAAG; from the coding sequence ATGGCCGTGAGCGAACTCGATCCCAACCAGTCGCTGGACGCATATTGGATGCCGTTCAGCCACAACCGCTACTTCAAGCAGGATGCCGCCCATCGCAGCAACCGCATGCTGGCCAAGGCGGAGGGCAGCTACTACTGGACCACCGAAGGCAACCGCCTGTATGACGCGCTGTCGGGATTGTGGTGCTGCGGACTTGGCCATCGCCACCCGCGGCTGGTGGAGGCGGTCAAACGGCAATTGGATGTGTTGGACTATGCGACCGCCTTCCAGATGGGTACGCCGGCGGTGTTCCACTTGGCCGAGCGCATTGCCGAGCAGGCGCCGGCGGGTTTTGAGCATGTGTTCTTCTGCAATTCCGGCTCCGAAGCGGTCGATACGGCGCTGAAAATGGCGCTGGCCTATCACCGGGCGCGCGGCGAAGCCCACCGCACCCGTTTTATCGGTCGCGAGAAGGGCTATCACGGGGTGGGATTCGGCGGGATTTCGGTGGGTGGCATGGTGGCCAACCGCAAGATGTTCGCCGCCGGCATGCTGCAGGGCGTCGATCATTTGCCGCATACCCATAACCTGAAGGAAATGGCATTTTCCCGCGGCGAGCCGCAATGGGGCCTGCACTTGGTGGAAGAGTTGGAGCGCTTGGTGGCCTTGCACGATGCGTCCACCATCGCCGCCGTGATCGTCGAGCCCATGCAAGGCTCGGCCGGGGTGATCGTGCCGCCGGCCGGCTACCTCAAGCGCTTGCGCGAGATCTGCAGCAAGCACGGCATCCTGCTGATCTTCGACGAGGTCATCACCGCGTTTGGCCGCATGGGCAAACCCTTCGCCGCCCAGCACTATGGCGTGAGCCCGGACCTGATCACCTTCGCCAAGGGCGTCAACAATGGCCTGGTGCCGATGGGCGGGGTACTGGCCACCAGGAATATGTACGACACCTTTATGGCGGGCCCGGCGCACCTGGTGGAGTTCTTCCACGGCTACACCTACTCCGGCCACGCCCTGGCGGTGGCGGCCGCCCATGCCACCCTGGATGTGCTGGCCGACGAACAGATCTACCCACGGGTCGAGAGCCTGGCCGGGGTGCTGGAGGAATGTGTGCATAGCCTGAAAGGCGAGGCCAATATTGTCGATATCCGCAACTGCCAGCTGGCCGCCGCGGTCGAACTGGCGCCGCTGGATGGCAAGCCCGGCCTGCGCGCCCTGCGGGTATTCGAGGAAGCACTCAAGCGGGGAGTCTTGTTCCGCTTCACCGGCGACATCATCGCCATGGGGCCGACCTTTATCTCGTCGCCGGACGAACTGGCCCAGATGACCGATGTGCTGCGTCAGTCCATCCATGCAGCGGGCTAG
- a CDS encoding CoA-acylating methylmalonate-semialdehyde dehydrogenase, protein MTRIIPHWIAGREVPGGANRFSPVYNPALGEVIGKVALADADELNQAVQAAEAAFPAWAATPPLRRARVMFKFKELLERHADEIVATIASEHGKVRADAHGELVRGLEVVEFACGAPHLLKGEFCENVGTAVDSYSLRQPLGVVAGITPFNFPAMVPMWMFPLALVAGNCFILKPSERDPSTALLLARLLQEAGLPDGVFNVVQGDKVAVDAILAHPAIQAVSFVGSTPIAQYIYSIGTAKGKRVQALGGAKNHMVVMPDADLDQAVDALMGAAYGSAGERCMAISVAVAVGDEVADALVAKLAPKVLQLKIGSWDSSADVEMGPLVTREHREKVRGYVDIGVAEGAELVVDGRDHVVAGCEGGFFLGGCLFDKVGTAMRIYQEEIFGPVLCVVRVASYDEAVRITNEHAYGNGTAIFTRDGDAARDFVARIQVGMVGVNVPIPVPMAFMSFGGWKQSLYGDHHAYGAEGLRFYTRLKTVTARWPQSIRAGAEFVMPTMK, encoded by the coding sequence ATGACTCGCATCATCCCTCACTGGATCGCCGGCCGCGAAGTGCCGGGCGGCGCCAACCGTTTCAGCCCGGTCTATAACCCTGCCTTGGGCGAGGTAATCGGCAAGGTCGCCTTGGCCGATGCCGACGAACTCAACCAGGCCGTGCAGGCGGCCGAAGCCGCATTTCCGGCCTGGGCCGCCACCCCGCCCTTGCGCCGCGCCCGCGTGATGTTCAAGTTCAAGGAATTGCTGGAGCGGCATGCCGACGAAATCGTGGCTACCATCGCCAGCGAGCACGGCAAGGTCCGCGCCGATGCCCATGGCGAGCTGGTACGGGGGCTGGAAGTGGTCGAGTTTGCCTGTGGCGCACCGCATCTGCTCAAGGGTGAATTCTGCGAAAACGTCGGTACGGCGGTCGATAGCTACAGCTTGCGGCAACCGCTGGGCGTGGTGGCCGGCATCACGCCGTTCAATTTCCCCGCCATGGTGCCGATGTGGATGTTCCCGCTGGCCTTGGTGGCCGGCAACTGCTTTATCCTCAAGCCCAGCGAGCGCGACCCCAGCACCGCGCTGCTCTTGGCCAGGCTGTTACAGGAAGCCGGCCTGCCGGACGGGGTCTTCAATGTCGTGCAGGGCGACAAGGTGGCGGTCGATGCCATCCTGGCCCATCCCGCCATACAGGCGGTCAGCTTTGTCGGCTCCACGCCCATTGCCCAGTACATCTATTCCATCGGCACGGCCAAGGGCAAGCGGGTGCAGGCTTTGGGCGGCGCGAAGAACCATATGGTGGTCATGCCGGACGCTGACCTGGATCAGGCCGTGGATGCGCTGATGGGGGCCGCCTATGGTTCGGCCGGCGAGCGCTGCATGGCCATTTCGGTGGCGGTGGCCGTGGGGGATGAAGTGGCCGATGCCCTGGTCGCCAAGCTGGCGCCCAAGGTCCTGCAACTGAAGATAGGCAGCTGGGATTCGTCGGCCGATGTCGAGATGGGTCCGCTGGTCACCCGCGAGCACCGGGAAAAAGTGCGCGGCTACGTCGATATCGGCGTCGCCGAAGGCGCCGAATTGGTGGTGGATGGCCGCGATCACGTGGTCGCCGGCTGCGAGGGTGGTTTTTTCCTGGGTGGCTGCTTGTTCGACAAGGTCGGCACCGCGATGCGGATCTACCAGGAAGAAATCTTCGGCCCGGTATTGTGCGTGGTACGGGTCGCCAGCTACGACGAAGCCGTGCGCATCACCAACGAGCATGCCTATGGCAATGGAACGGCCATTTTTACCCGCGACGGCGATGCGGCCCGCGACTTCGTCGCCCGCATCCAGGTTGGCATGGTGGGGGTGAACGTGCCTATCCCGGTGCCCATGGCCTTTATGAGTTTCGGGGGCTGGAAGCAATCGCTCTACGGTGATCACCATGCTTACGGCGCCGAAGGTTTGCGTTTCTACACCCGGCTCAAGACGGTTACCGCCCGTTGGCCGCAATCGATTCGGGCCGGTGCGGAGTTCGTGATGCCGACGATGAAATAA
- a CDS encoding LysE family translocator: MPLPKVKDAIMLLKGILLGFSIAAPVGPIGLLCIHRALERGFLSAFTAGLGAALADACYGLVGVLGLTTLMHFLTTQAAGLRVGGALFLLYLAWRSWWQAPARQAATVAASGWLRGLLATCLLTLSNPMTILSFLAVFAGMGIPADSGLGGLQLVLGVLLGSAAWWALLAGIASRCARYLSPARLVWLNRASAILLAGFAVAALMGAWEAWR; the protein is encoded by the coding sequence TTGCCACTACCCAAGGTCAAGGACGCCATCATGCTGCTCAAAGGAATTCTGTTGGGTTTTTCCATCGCCGCGCCGGTTGGACCGATCGGCTTGCTGTGCATACATCGCGCATTGGAACGGGGCTTCCTCTCCGCCTTCACGGCCGGCTTGGGGGCGGCCCTCGCCGACGCCTGCTATGGCCTGGTCGGCGTGCTGGGCCTGACCACCTTGATGCATTTCCTCACCACCCAAGCGGCCGGCTTACGGGTCGGCGGCGCCCTGTTCCTGCTTTACCTGGCATGGCGGAGCTGGTGGCAAGCGCCGGCCCGACAGGCGGCAACCGTGGCGGCCAGCGGCTGGTTGCGCGGCTTGTTGGCTACTTGCTTGCTGACTTTATCCAATCCCATGACCATCTTGTCCTTCCTGGCCGTATTCGCGGGCATGGGCATACCGGCCGACAGCGGCCTGGGCGGTCTGCAATTGGTGCTGGGGGTACTGCTTGGCTCGGCAGCCTGGTGGGCGCTGCTGGCGGGCATCGCCAGTCGATGCGCCCGGTATCTCTCGCCGGCACGGCTGGTCTGGCTGAACCGCGCTTCGGCCATCCTGCTGGCGGGATTCGCCGTAGCCGCGCTGATGGGCGCCTGGGAGGCATGGCGTTGA
- a CDS encoding Lrp/AsnC family transcriptional regulator: MPTAPKLDRLNRHLLGLLQQDARLPLAELGRRIGLSTPAVAERLKRLEEEGVLRGYHAELDAHAIGYPVTAFVQLFIAPETYSQVETLIAGLPAVREAHHLTGDAAFILKVVASSLAELESLIARFTPFGRTETAVVLSTRLAPRPLPIGPD, translated from the coding sequence ATGCCCACCGCTCCCAAGCTGGACCGCCTCAATCGACATCTGCTGGGCTTGCTCCAGCAGGACGCCCGCCTGCCGCTGGCCGAGCTGGGACGCCGCATCGGCCTCTCGACCCCGGCGGTAGCGGAACGGCTCAAGCGGCTGGAAGAGGAGGGTGTCCTGCGCGGCTACCATGCGGAGCTGGATGCCCATGCGATCGGCTATCCGGTTACCGCCTTTGTACAGCTGTTTATCGCACCGGAAACCTATAGCCAGGTAGAGACGCTGATTGCGGGCCTGCCGGCGGTGCGCGAGGCGCATCACCTGACCGGGGACGCGGCCTTTATCCTGAAAGTGGTGGCGAGTTCCCTGGCCGAGCTGGAAAGCCTGATCGCGCGTTTTACACCCTTCGGTCGTACCGAGACCGCGGTGGTGCTGTCCACCCGCCTCGCGCCACGGCCCCTGCCTATCGGGCCGGACTGA
- a CDS encoding DUF945 family protein produces MKKIFKAATLATMLSLSFAAHAETQPQPPAEAKVADAAATPREQALKELKQSELFQTYLAVVGELVPAVSSETDMARLVERLNQFEFSPATQQKLVKLFGNPKPLHLEKKLLADGSMDVRIKLDPLKYRDSADESLLEWSGINGNSVFNKTLDHAVTALKSDSMVFDSKAMHVAVTDMRMDITQDKASELIWWMTANAKVASIAIEEKSKEFKLTLDDFSYDMSMQPDGKNVDVKYGFLVKRINWGKESVDDARFAIRLSGIDRATLETIVAESRKLQARKLTPEAQMNEGMGVILTHGKALLKHGMMLEVQDISAKYHGHKAELKGFVKVAGLKDADFNSFERAAKKVQARFDAQVPMALATEVGETLMRAELEKRQSDKKVTDAEVKEGTKMMIEQLMEKPLKEKWFRLEDGQIRSTFEFKQGKFILNGKVIPIPLGGSTKSKPKSKSKAK; encoded by the coding sequence GTGAAAAAAATATTCAAGGCAGCAACGCTTGCCACCATGCTGTCGCTCAGTTTTGCCGCCCATGCGGAAACGCAGCCGCAGCCGCCCGCCGAAGCAAAGGTGGCCGATGCCGCCGCGACGCCCCGGGAACAAGCCCTCAAGGAACTGAAGCAATCCGAATTGTTTCAGACCTATTTGGCGGTGGTTGGCGAGCTGGTGCCGGCGGTAAGCAGCGAAACCGATATGGCGCGCTTGGTGGAACGGCTGAACCAGTTCGAATTCAGCCCGGCCACGCAACAGAAGCTGGTCAAGCTGTTCGGCAACCCCAAGCCCTTGCATCTGGAAAAGAAGTTGCTGGCCGACGGCAGCATGGATGTCCGCATCAAGCTCGATCCGCTGAAATACCGCGACTCCGCTGACGAAAGCCTCCTGGAGTGGTCGGGTATCAACGGCAACTCGGTTTTCAACAAGACCCTGGATCATGCCGTCACTGCCTTGAAATCCGACTCGATGGTGTTCGATAGCAAAGCCATGCATGTCGCGGTGACCGATATGCGCATGGATATCACGCAGGACAAGGCCAGCGAACTGATCTGGTGGATGACGGCAAACGCCAAGGTGGCGAGTATCGCCATCGAGGAAAAGAGCAAGGAGTTCAAGCTCACGCTCGACGATTTCTCCTACGATATGTCCATGCAGCCGGATGGCAAGAATGTGGATGTGAAGTACGGATTCCTGGTAAAGCGCATCAACTGGGGCAAGGAAAGCGTAGACGATGCCCGTTTCGCTATCCGTCTCAGCGGCATCGACCGCGCCACGCTGGAAACCATCGTGGCCGAATCGCGCAAACTGCAGGCCCGCAAGCTGACGCCGGAAGCGCAGATGAACGAAGGCATGGGCGTGATCCTCACGCACGGCAAGGCGCTGCTCAAGCACGGCATGATGCTGGAAGTACAGGATATTTCCGCCAAGTACCATGGTCACAAGGCTGAACTGAAGGGCTTCGTCAAGGTTGCCGGCCTGAAAGACGCCGACTTCAATTCGTTTGAGCGCGCAGCCAAGAAGGTGCAGGCGCGTTTCGATGCGCAGGTGCCCATGGCCCTGGCGACCGAGGTGGGTGAGACGCTTATGCGTGCCGAGTTGGAAAAGCGTCAGTCCGACAAGAAGGTGACCGATGCCGAGGTCAAGGAAGGCACCAAGATGATGATCGAGCAGCTGATGGAGAAGCCATTGAAAGAAAAATGGTTCCGCCTCGAAGACGGCCAGATCCGCTCCACGTTCGAATTCAAGCAGGGCAAGTTTATCCTCAACGGTAAGGTAATTCCGATTCCATTGGGCGGTAGTACCAAGTCCAAGCCCAAGAGCAAGAGCAAGGCCAAGTAA